Proteins co-encoded in one Dehalogenimonas sp. WBC-2 genomic window:
- the yihY gene encoding inner membrane protein YihY (inner membrane protein YihY, formerly thought to be RNase BN), with amino-acid sequence MTLNSLKHTLNTAKDKALSVKYIRVIVGTIEALGRDDASHLAAGVAYFAVLSLFPLLLGFISLAGLFLPSATVQQAIFEFMEQNLPIGSDIIVGNIEDIIASRGVVGLISLVALFWTSANMFTAIGVALNRSCGIFERHPFYLRKPRDILLSLAAGLLFLVSGVIPTLISLLPDISLPIIGSTNNIFVLLIGAVFAWAVFFVLYTFLPTIRNKWSYVWPGVFLATVLFEALRYVFVLYVSNFNYQLLYGTIGSAIALMIWIYLSAFILLIGSEFNGQLQRLKEGTLKLDADKPI; translated from the coding sequence ATGACGCTAAACAGTTTGAAACACACCCTTAATACTGCAAAGGACAAGGCGCTTTCTGTCAAGTATATCCGAGTAATTGTCGGGACGATTGAAGCTCTTGGGCGTGATGATGCCTCTCATTTGGCTGCAGGTGTTGCCTACTTCGCAGTATTATCCTTGTTTCCCCTGTTACTGGGATTCATTTCTCTGGCTGGGCTATTTTTACCATCGGCCACAGTACAACAAGCTATTTTTGAATTTATGGAACAAAATCTGCCAATCGGCAGTGATATCATAGTAGGAAACATAGAAGACATTATTGCTTCCCGGGGAGTAGTGGGGTTAATCAGTTTAGTGGCTTTATTCTGGACAAGTGCCAACATGTTTACCGCCATCGGTGTGGCTTTAAACAGAAGCTGCGGTATATTTGAACGTCATCCTTTTTATCTCCGCAAGCCAAGGGATATTCTACTTTCTCTGGCCGCAGGGTTATTGTTTCTGGTTTCGGGAGTAATACCAACACTAATCAGTCTGTTGCCTGATATCAGTCTGCCAATAATTGGCAGCACAAATAACATCTTTGTCCTTTTAATTGGTGCCGTTTTTGCCTGGGCAGTCTTTTTTGTGTTGTATACGTTCTTGCCCACCATACGTAATAAATGGAGCTATGTTTGGCCGGGGGTTTTTCTGGCGACAGTGTTATTCGAAGCTCTGCGTTATGTCTTTGTTCTTTATGTATCCAATTTCAATTATCAATTACTATACGGCACCATCGGTTCAGCTATCGCGCTGATGATTTGGATTTATCTCTCCGCCTTTATCCTGTTAATAGGCAGCGAGTTCAATGGTCAATTACAAAGGTTGAAGGAAGGCACCCTAAAATTGGATGCCGACAAACCTATTTGA
- a CDS encoding transketolase: MNEKELEHLSINTIRFLSADMVQKAVSGHPGAPMGTAVIAYVLWQNYLKHNPSDPGWFDRDRFVLSAGHASALLYSMLHLTGYDLTIDDIKLFRQWGSKTPGHPEYRLTPGVEATTGPLGQGFGNGVGMAIAEKWLASHFNKPGHDIINHFTYAIVSDGDLMEGVSAEAASLAGTLKLGKLIYLYDDNKITIEGDTTNYFNEDVPARFRAYGWQVIGPIDGMDATAVNNALAEAHKNLDKPKLIVCRTIIGYGAPNKAGTSSAHGEALGEKELAAAKERLGWSSKDTFSIPAEVAEHMSAVTTGHSCQNEWQQRFESYMKTYPQEAARLKSFIAGKLPLEWKNGLDKTFQPEDKPLATREASGKILNLIGKKIENVIGGSGDLTPSTKTFLEFDGIFSPANPSGRNLQFGVREHAMGAICNGLALHGGIIPYAATFLVFYDYMRPSVRLAAIMGLHVIYIFTHDSIGLGEDGPTHQPVEHLLGLRSVPHMVTIRPADAAETVVAWESAIERNDGPTALILTRQKLPILNRVAMAPASLARHGGYILWQADAEPKVIIIATGSEVHLALESSRILQAKGISTRVVSLPSWEIFDAQSAEYRQEVLPCHIWRRVTVEAGRTLGWERYAGDRGIKIGLDHFGASAPADILFEQFGITSGHIVKAAIKLAGEPDEKRNCHCI; the protein is encoded by the coding sequence ATGAACGAAAAAGAACTTGAACACCTGTCTATCAACACTATCCGTTTTTTATCCGCGGATATGGTACAAAAAGCAGTCTCCGGACATCCCGGCGCCCCCATGGGCACCGCGGTCATCGCTTACGTTCTGTGGCAGAATTATTTAAAACACAATCCTTCTGACCCCGGCTGGTTCGACCGGGACCGATTTGTACTCTCGGCTGGACATGCCTCTGCTTTATTGTATTCAATGCTTCATCTTACAGGTTATGACCTGACGATTGATGACATCAAGCTATTCCGGCAATGGGGGTCTAAGACACCGGGACACCCTGAATACAGACTGACACCTGGTGTCGAAGCCACCACCGGGCCTCTGGGGCAGGGCTTTGGCAACGGTGTGGGAATGGCCATCGCAGAAAAATGGCTGGCATCGCATTTTAATAAACCCGGTCATGATATTATCAACCATTTCACTTACGCCATCGTCTCCGATGGCGACCTGATGGAAGGTGTGTCCGCTGAAGCGGCTTCGCTGGCTGGCACTCTTAAACTGGGTAAACTCATATACCTTTATGACGATAATAAAATTACCATTGAGGGCGATACCACCAACTACTTCAACGAGGATGTCCCTGCAAGGTTCCGCGCCTATGGCTGGCAGGTTATTGGCCCCATTGACGGTATGGATGCAACGGCCGTCAACAACGCACTCGCTGAAGCTCATAAGAATCTGGATAAGCCTAAACTCATCGTATGCCGTACTATCATAGGTTACGGTGCGCCCAATAAAGCAGGTACCAGTTCCGCCCACGGTGAAGCCCTGGGAGAAAAGGAACTTGCAGCAGCCAAAGAACGCCTGGGATGGTCTTCTAAAGACACCTTTTCAATCCCCGCTGAAGTAGCAGAGCATATGTCGGCAGTGACGACCGGGCACTCTTGCCAAAATGAATGGCAGCAACGCTTCGAGTCTTACATGAAGACGTACCCGCAGGAAGCTGCCCGGTTGAAATCATTTATTGCCGGCAAGTTACCTCTGGAATGGAAAAATGGATTAGACAAAACTTTTCAACCGGAAGATAAACCGCTGGCTACCAGGGAGGCATCGGGCAAAATTCTCAATCTCATCGGTAAAAAGATTGAAAATGTCATCGGTGGCTCAGGTGATCTTACTCCGTCAACCAAGACGTTTTTAGAATTTGATGGCATTTTTAGTCCGGCTAATCCTTCCGGGCGTAACCTGCAATTTGGTGTCAGGGAACACGCTATGGGCGCCATCTGTAACGGCCTGGCACTCCATGGCGGTATTATCCCCTATGCTGCCACCTTCCTGGTATTCTACGATTATATGAGACCCTCAGTTCGTCTGGCAGCCATAATGGGTCTCCACGTGATTTATATATTTACTCATGATTCCATCGGTTTAGGTGAAGATGGCCCTACCCATCAACCGGTTGAACATCTATTAGGCTTGCGTTCGGTGCCTCATATGGTGACAATACGTCCTGCCGATGCGGCTGAGACCGTAGTTGCCTGGGAGTCAGCCATTGAGCGTAATGACGGACCAACTGCCCTTATCTTAACCCGGCAGAAATTACCAATACTGAACCGGGTTGCAATGGCACCGGCTTCACTTGCCCGTCATGGCGGCTACATTCTCTGGCAGGCTGACGCTGAACCCAAAGTCATCATTATAGCCACCGGCTCTGAGGTTCATTTGGCCCTTGAGTCCAGCCGCATTCTTCAGGCAAAAGGTATCTCCACCCGTGTCGTTTCGTTGCCATCCTGGGAGATTTTCGACGCTCAATCCGCGGAATACCGGCAGGAGGTGTTGCCTTGTCATATTTGGAGACGAGTAACTGTTGAAGCCGGACGAACTTTAGGCTGGGAACGCTACGCTGGAGATCGGGGCATTAAGATTGGCCTTGATCACTTCGGAGCCTCAGCCCCCGCCGATATCCTATTTGAACAATTTGGCATTACCTCCGGCCATATTGTTAAAGCGGCAATAAAATTAGCAGGAGAGCCTGATGAAAAACGGAATTGTCATTGCATCTGA
- a CDS encoding dolichol-phosphate mannosyltransferase-like protein: MNNDKPRLSIIIPTYNEAGNILPLIEGIHQTLGDYPYYVLIVDDNSPDGTAEIVRQLSSRFPVDVIVRTDKRGLASAVVDGFQIAKGDLLAVMDADLQHPPGVLKSLLDHALAGADLVIASRYVIGGSVGNWSAFRRFMSKGAGWLAHMVLPSTRGIKDPMSGCFLFHREILSGVTLSPVGYKILLEVLCLSNARKVVEVPYRFENRRAGQTKLSLFTQGDYIRHLLSLMRRSGELKRLMKFVLVGGSGTVVNLGLLALLREGAGLHYLISGAIAFEVSVIWNFLLNDHFTFGDRRRKNTGLLGRLSRFNVTSLGGFAIYIAILAFLTEITGLHYLASAAIGILSAFGWNFLINSMWTWR, from the coding sequence ATGAACAATGACAAACCACGCCTTAGCATCATCATCCCCACCTATAACGAAGCCGGCAATATCTTGCCTCTTATTGAGGGCATTCATCAAACCCTCGGGGATTATCCTTATTATGTACTGATAGTTGATGATAATAGCCCTGACGGCACCGCAGAAATAGTTAGACAACTCAGTTCTCGTTTTCCGGTTGATGTTATAGTCCGCACCGATAAACGTGGCTTGGCATCCGCAGTCGTTGATGGCTTCCAGATTGCCAAAGGGGATTTATTGGCAGTAATGGACGCTGATTTACAGCATCCTCCGGGGGTTTTGAAATCGCTTTTGGATCATGCTCTAGCTGGCGCAGATTTAGTGATTGCCAGCCGTTATGTCATTGGCGGCAGTGTCGGTAATTGGTCAGCATTTCGCCGCTTTATGTCCAAAGGGGCTGGCTGGCTGGCTCATATGGTACTTCCTTCTACCAGGGGCATTAAAGATCCGATGAGCGGTTGTTTCCTGTTTCACCGTGAGATATTGTCAGGCGTAACACTGAGTCCGGTAGGTTATAAGATATTGCTGGAGGTTCTTTGCCTATCAAATGCCAGAAAAGTGGTTGAAGTACCATACCGTTTTGAGAACCGCCGCGCCGGACAAACAAAATTGTCCCTATTTACTCAAGGCGACTACATCCGCCACCTGTTAAGTTTAATGCGGCGCTCCGGAGAACTAAAAAGGCTCATGAAATTCGTCCTGGTAGGCGGTAGCGGAACGGTTGTAAACCTTGGACTTCTGGCACTGCTGAGAGAAGGCGCTGGCCTACATTACTTAATCTCAGGTGCCATAGCCTTTGAAGTATCTGTTATCTGGAATTTCTTACTCAATGACCACTTCACCTTTGGTGATCGGCGTCGTAAAAACACCGGTCTTTTAGGGCGGCTCAGCCGCTTTAACGTAACTAGTCTGGGAGGTTTTGCCATCTATATTGCTATCCTGGCATTCTTGACCGAGATAACGGGACTTCACTACCTGGCATCTGCGGCGATAGGTATCTTATCCGCCTTTGGTTGGAATTTCCTTATAAACAGTATGTGGACGTGGCGTTAG
- a CDS encoding ribulose-phosphate 3-epimerase — protein MRKVRVVPAILTDDAEAFKRMAAAIKGATDWVQVDIMDGEFVPSCSINWQAVKAAKLPFNWEAHLMVKNPEVYFSGFKSARAQRVIFHFEAVTEPLAVIASARKLDLEVGMAINPETQVSAIAEYLPLLDAILILSVDPGFYGAKYIPDVLNKIGELRALAPDIRIAIDGGIKVDNILEVAASGVDDICVGSGIFRAVDPAASYRRLQAIVDAGSC, from the coding sequence ATGAGAAAAGTTAGAGTAGTACCAGCCATCCTGACTGATGACGCTGAAGCGTTTAAAAGGATGGCGGCAGCAATAAAAGGCGCAACAGACTGGGTTCAAGTGGATATCATGGATGGTGAATTTGTCCCGTCATGCAGCATCAACTGGCAGGCGGTAAAGGCCGCCAAGTTACCATTCAATTGGGAAGCCCATTTAATGGTAAAGAACCCTGAGGTTTATTTCAGCGGCTTTAAATCTGCCAGAGCGCAGCGGGTTATTTTTCATTTTGAGGCTGTGACTGAACCGTTAGCCGTAATTGCTTCAGCCAGAAAACTGGATTTGGAAGTTGGTATGGCTATCAATCCCGAGACGCAGGTGTCTGCAATTGCGGAATATCTGCCGCTGCTGGATGCGATACTTATTTTGTCAGTAGACCCAGGATTTTATGGCGCGAAGTATATTCCCGATGTGCTCAATAAAATTGGTGAGCTAAGAGCGTTGGCACCAGATATCAGAATAGCTATTGACGGCGGTATCAAGGTTGATAATATCCTTGAAGTGGCTGCCAGCGGTGTGGATGACATTTGTGTCGGCAGCGGCATTTTTCGTGCCGTAGATCCTGCAGCCAGTTACCGGCGGTTGCAAGCAATTGTTGATGCCGGAAGCTGTTAA
- a CDS encoding ribose 5-phosphate isomerase B: MKNGIVIASDHGGFALKQMLLPLLQKDGYKINDLGAYEFLQDDDYPDYAEHLAREVNSGKASRGILICGSGAGAAMAANKVPGIRASVCHDTYSAHQAVEHDDMNVLCLGARVLGLSLAQELCTAFLCASFRDEPRYRRRLDKLNEIERSALLNR, translated from the coding sequence ATGAAAAACGGAATTGTCATTGCATCTGATCACGGCGGCTTTGCCTTAAAACAAATGCTGTTGCCTTTGCTGCAAAAAGATGGTTACAAGATCAATGATTTGGGTGCTTATGAATTCCTTCAGGATGATGATTATCCGGACTATGCTGAACATCTGGCCAGGGAGGTCAATAGCGGTAAGGCAAGCCGGGGCATACTGATTTGTGGTTCAGGAGCTGGCGCTGCCATGGCGGCTAACAAAGTGCCTGGCATCCGTGCCTCTGTCTGCCATGATACCTATTCCGCCCACCAGGCAGTAGAACATGATGATATGAATGTCCTTTGCCTCGGTGCCCGGGTATTGGGGTTGTCGCTGGCCCAGGAACTGTGCACCGCATTTCTGTGCGCTTCTTTCAGAGATGAGCCTCGGTATCGCCGGCGTCTGGACAAACTCAATGAAATAGAGCGCAGCGCACTTCTTAATCGTTAA
- a CDS encoding isoleucyl-tRNA synthetase: MFQPVSSRVNFGELEEKTLALWAEKDVFKRSVENRKNNRRFTMYEGPPTANGKPGIHHVLSRVFKDVIPRYKVMKGFYAPRIGGWDTHGLPVELEVEKALGFKSKTDIERYGIAEFNQKCRESVFKYVQDWNALTERIGYWVDLDNAYVTMNNSYIESGWWVVKQLWDKGLIYQGHKVTPHCPRCGTSLSSHEVALGYEEHTEDPSVYIKFRISPNSLQGTLSAFKNKPFSLLAWTTTPWTLPANTALAICDSAEYAVLDMGEEYLVLAAARLEANGLQAAHEVGRVKGSDLVGLKYLPLFNPFEYEMSVARLENGELVVVPATTSLDYHVIATDYVSMDDGTGIVHTAPAYGEVDYESGKKYGLYFIHHVDLQGKITGTYPGAGKFVKTADPLITQELKHRGLLFKSETIHHTYPFCWRCGTPLLYFAKQSWYIRTTACREALISGNESINWYPEHIKHGRFGDWLQNNVDWAFSRERYWGTPIPVWRCQTCQSTDCIGGLAELQGKPGFSGFKDPLDLHRPYVDDITYECTQCHGEMKRVTDVIDCWFDSGAMPVAQYHYPFDPDSLNIFTDGRFPADYICEAVDQTRGWFYSLHALSTLLFNRPSYENVICLGHILDEKGEKMSKSKGNVVLPETVIGKYGADAVRWYLFTASPAGNARRFSEKLVSEVTRSFMSTLWNVYSFFILYANIDKYQPSMEKYPTVSELDRWILSELNQLIKEVTSDLDSYDPVAAARAIEIFVDYLSNWYVRRSRRRFWKSESDADKLSAYSALYECLVKVSKLLAPFLPFLAEEIYRNMICSVDPQAPDSVHLTDYPVADESLIDNELSSAMRLAMKVSSIGRAARAQAGIKVRQPLAEAFIVGVAPSEQAGLEKLADSVIDELNVKRLSFVSNVADLPENSATVTEGTLSVAIDKTLTQELADEGLVREITHRLQGLRRNANFEIADSIITYFEADEHAERVISIWQDYIQRETLSTNLVKGFPDDGTVTSESYKLEGHIVNLGVKKA; the protein is encoded by the coding sequence ATGTTTCAACCAGTCAGTAGTAGGGTCAACTTTGGAGAATTGGAAGAAAAGACGCTGGCACTATGGGCGGAAAAGGATGTTTTCAAACGAAGCGTCGAAAACCGTAAAAACAACAGACGTTTTACCATGTACGAAGGACCTCCGACGGCCAACGGCAAGCCTGGCATTCACCACGTACTTTCACGTGTTTTCAAAGATGTCATACCACGTTATAAAGTCATGAAAGGTTTTTATGCTCCGCGTATCGGCGGTTGGGATACACATGGTCTTCCGGTCGAACTCGAAGTAGAGAAAGCCCTCGGTTTTAAAAGCAAAACAGATATAGAACGATACGGTATTGCTGAATTCAATCAAAAATGCCGGGAATCCGTATTTAAATATGTTCAAGACTGGAATGCTCTAACTGAACGCATCGGCTACTGGGTTGATCTGGATAATGCCTATGTCACCATGAATAATAGCTACATCGAAAGCGGTTGGTGGGTGGTTAAACAGCTGTGGGACAAAGGTCTGATCTACCAAGGTCATAAGGTCACCCCCCATTGCCCCCGTTGCGGAACCTCTTTATCATCTCATGAGGTCGCACTAGGCTATGAGGAACATACTGAAGATCCGTCTGTTTACATTAAATTCAGGATATCGCCCAATTCGCTCCAGGGAACGCTAAGTGCTTTTAAGAACAAACCATTTTCATTGCTTGCCTGGACCACTACACCGTGGACCCTGCCGGCAAATACCGCACTGGCTATATGTGACTCGGCTGAATATGCTGTACTAGACATGGGCGAAGAATATTTAGTCCTGGCAGCGGCCAGACTTGAAGCAAATGGTCTGCAAGCAGCCCATGAAGTGGGCAGGGTGAAAGGAAGTGATCTGGTAGGTCTGAAATACCTGCCCCTGTTTAATCCTTTCGAATATGAAATGAGCGTTGCCCGTCTTGAAAATGGTGAACTCGTGGTCGTTCCGGCGACGACATCATTGGATTATCACGTGATCGCTACTGATTACGTCTCCATGGATGACGGTACAGGGATAGTACATACGGCTCCGGCTTATGGTGAAGTCGATTATGAATCTGGCAAAAAATACGGGTTATATTTCATTCATCATGTCGACTTGCAGGGCAAAATCACCGGCACCTACCCTGGGGCGGGAAAGTTTGTAAAAACGGCTGACCCGTTGATAACACAGGAGTTGAAACATAGGGGCCTGTTGTTCAAAAGCGAAACCATCCATCACACTTATCCGTTCTGTTGGCGTTGCGGAACTCCGCTGCTGTATTTTGCAAAGCAGAGTTGGTATATCAGGACGACCGCCTGCCGGGAGGCGCTCATAAGCGGTAATGAGAGTATCAACTGGTATCCCGAACATATCAAACACGGGCGGTTTGGTGACTGGCTACAGAATAATGTCGATTGGGCGTTTTCCCGAGAAAGGTACTGGGGGACACCTATTCCAGTATGGAGATGTCAGACTTGCCAGTCTACCGATTGTATCGGAGGGTTGGCAGAACTCCAGGGTAAGCCAGGATTTTCAGGCTTCAAGGATCCGCTTGACCTTCATCGACCGTATGTGGATGACATAACATATGAATGCACCCAATGTCACGGTGAGATGAAACGTGTTACCGACGTTATTGATTGCTGGTTTGACTCGGGTGCCATGCCGGTGGCTCAATATCACTATCCATTCGATCCTGATAGCTTGAATATCTTTACCGACGGCCGCTTTCCAGCGGACTATATCTGTGAGGCAGTGGACCAGACCCGCGGCTGGTTTTACAGCCTGCATGCGTTATCTACGCTCCTTTTCAACCGTCCGAGTTACGAGAACGTAATCTGCCTAGGGCACATCCTCGATGAAAAAGGCGAGAAGATGAGTAAGTCCAAGGGTAATGTGGTGTTACCAGAGACCGTCATCGGTAAATATGGAGCTGATGCGGTCAGGTGGTATTTATTCACCGCTTCACCGGCCGGTAATGCACGGAGGTTCTCGGAGAAGCTGGTGAGCGAAGTGACGCGCTCCTTCATGTCCACCTTATGGAATGTCTATTCATTTTTCATACTCTATGCCAACATCGACAAATATCAACCATCAATGGAAAAATACCCCACGGTGTCCGAACTTGATCGTTGGATACTATCTGAACTAAACCAACTCATTAAAGAAGTGACATCCGATCTTGATTCTTACGATCCGGTGGCAGCGGCGCGGGCTATCGAAATATTTGTTGACTACCTCTCAAATTGGTATGTCAGACGATCACGCAGGCGCTTCTGGAAATCCGAAAGCGATGCGGATAAACTGTCGGCATACAGCGCCCTTTACGAATGCCTTGTTAAGGTATCGAAACTACTAGCTCCTTTCCTTCCTTTCCTGGCGGAAGAAATTTACCGCAATATGATTTGTTCGGTCGATCCTCAAGCACCGGACAGCGTTCATCTGACCGACTATCCCGTAGCCGATGAGTCTTTAATTGATAACGAACTATCATCTGCTATGCGACTGGCGATGAAAGTATCGAGTATCGGTAGGGCCGCTCGGGCGCAGGCAGGTATCAAAGTCCGCCAACCGTTGGCGGAAGCCTTTATCGTAGGTGTAGCACCATCAGAACAGGCTGGACTGGAAAAACTGGCTGATTCAGTAATCGATGAACTGAACGTTAAACGTCTGAGTTTCGTCTCAAATGTAGCGGATTTGCCTGAAAATAGCGCCACTGTTACGGAGGGCACTCTTTCAGTGGCTATTGATAAAACCTTGACACAAGAACTTGCCGACGAAGGACTGGTCCGGGAAATCACTCACCGGCTTCAAGGACTACGCCGGAACGCTAATTTCGAGATTGCTGACAGCATCATCACCTACTTTGAAGCAGATGAGCACGCGGAACGAGTAATATCCATCTGGCAGGACTACATACAACGGGAAACACTATCCACAAACTTAGTGAAGGGGTTTCCCGATGACGGAACCGTGACCTCTGAAAGCTATAAACTCGAAGGTCACATTGTTAATCTAGGCGTGAAAAAAGCTTAA
- a CDS encoding HD-GYP domain virulence regulator (HD-GYP domain protein): protein MFNGIKRNETILLVDDEPIVRRLLHQKLTNEGYECLEAGSADEALNKLSNNPDIALIISDMKMPGKSGMELLSEVKIMYPDTAVIMATAITETAVAIECMKQGAYDYLPKPFKLDEVVFSVWRALEKRRLQLENREYRQSLEDKVEVQAEKIRASFFNSITSLAYALDAKDGYTAGHSQRVSEMAVGIGIEMGLPQTLIEQIRLAGLVHDIGKIGIDGSILHKPGILNPSEREEMEKHPAIGEHILAPVIDDGEILAMVRNHHERWDGTGYPDRLASESIPLGSRVLALADTFDAMTSERPYRTARGAGYALDEIRRCSGTQFDVAVVDAFFQARNVITEVMGLSS from the coding sequence ATGTTCAACGGAATTAAGCGCAACGAGACGATATTATTAGTAGATGATGAGCCAATTGTAAGACGGCTGCTCCATCAAAAACTTACTAATGAAGGCTATGAATGTCTTGAAGCTGGTTCGGCTGATGAAGCGTTAAATAAACTTAGCAATAATCCCGACATTGCACTAATTATCTCTGATATGAAAATGCCCGGTAAAAGCGGGATGGAGCTTCTTTCCGAAGTTAAAATCATGTATCCGGATACTGCCGTAATCATGGCCACAGCCATTACAGAGACAGCTGTTGCCATTGAGTGCATGAAGCAAGGCGCTTATGATTATCTTCCCAAGCCTTTTAAGCTTGATGAAGTAGTATTTTCTGTTTGGCGGGCGCTGGAGAAACGTAGATTACAACTGGAAAACCGTGAGTATCGCCAGAGTCTGGAAGACAAAGTAGAAGTACAGGCAGAAAAAATCCGGGCATCATTCTTCAATTCCATCACATCGTTAGCCTATGCTCTTGACGCCAAGGATGGTTATACAGCCGGGCACTCACAAAGAGTATCTGAAATGGCTGTCGGTATCGGTATAGAGATGGGATTACCCCAAACATTGATTGAACAGATACGTCTGGCTGGTTTGGTTCATGACATAGGGAAAATCGGCATTGATGGAAGCATTCTGCATAAACCCGGGATACTTAATCCGTCTGAACGTGAAGAAATGGAAAAACACCCGGCCATCGGGGAGCATATACTGGCGCCCGTTATAGACGATGGTGAGATACTGGCAATGGTGCGCAATCATCATGAACGATGGGATGGTACCGGTTATCCGGATCGGCTGGCTAGTGAAAGTATCCCTCTCGGCTCTCGTGTTCTTGCTCTGGCTGATACCTTTGATGCCATGACTTCCGAGCGGCCATACCGCACTGCCAGAGGCGCTGGTTATGCCCTTGATGAGATCCGACGCTGCTCGGGAACACAATTTGATGTGGCCGTGGTGGACGCTTTCTTTCAAGCCCGCAACGTCATAACTGAGGTAATGGGGCTCAGTAGCTGA
- a CDS encoding rubrerythrin translates to MNAEITEVLDTAMLKEVASAALYHQAAKKTDDPAAAALLKELAASEEKHLSVLKNLPKDIVLVPTLKIETVTDLKLSDYLKGPDELNGADLTDTLLFAIKREAESAAFYVNLMDIFSDRQAKDFCRILADQEQDHKRRLESLYSRIAYLEN, encoded by the coding sequence ATGAACGCTGAAATTACCGAGGTGTTGGATACAGCGATGCTCAAAGAGGTGGCCTCTGCCGCTCTCTACCATCAGGCCGCAAAAAAGACCGACGACCCGGCAGCTGCCGCCCTGCTGAAAGAACTGGCCGCCTCTGAGGAAAAACATCTCAGCGTTTTGAAAAATCTACCCAAAGATATAGTTCTAGTTCCTACGTTAAAAATAGAAACCGTGACTGACCTTAAACTTTCAGATTACCTGAAAGGACCGGATGAACTTAACGGCGCTGATCTTACTGATACCCTGCTCTTTGCCATCAAGCGTGAGGCTGAATCCGCGGCTTTTTACGTCAATCTGATGGATATTTTCAGCGACCGGCAAGCCAAAGATTTTTGCCGGATTCTGGCAGACCAGGAACAGGATCACAAGAGACGGCTTGAATCGTTATACAGCCGGATTGCATATCTGGAAAATTAG
- a CDS encoding universal stress protein — protein MVYRKILIPLDGSESAEEALPLARKLAGPDTTMVLFSVCPEDELRLCRLNSAYLDVQGRILGVDGFRAVSHTEPGDLVERIRNYVAKEGVELVVVCRQSYSDLNHEAKVLQNLVTDNCPLLLVKPGTVKPNLAKILLPLDGSIISENVVPHVIRLAKVTKAEIVLMSVSGFPEIPSDRPPSAKPSWEEYALILMKEVREQASVYLERTATIFRDAGVTSRIKVVFGGIAESILKVSEDEGVDIIAMATHGRTGLDRWVYGSVATTVGAATKLPVLLARGNDRN, from the coding sequence ATGGTTTACCGGAAGATACTGATCCCATTAGATGGGTCAGAGTCAGCAGAAGAGGCACTACCGTTGGCTCGGAAACTAGCCGGGCCGGATACTACCATGGTGCTTTTCAGCGTCTGTCCCGAGGATGAATTGCGCCTTTGCCGCCTCAACAGCGCCTACCTTGACGTGCAAGGTAGAATACTTGGCGTAGATGGGTTCAGAGCGGTGAGCCATACCGAACCAGGTGACTTGGTTGAACGTATTAGGAATTATGTGGCAAAAGAGGGTGTGGAACTTGTTGTCGTTTGCCGCCAGAGCTACTCTGACCTGAACCACGAGGCTAAAGTGCTGCAGAACCTGGTTACGGATAACTGTCCGCTTTTATTGGTCAAACCCGGCACGGTAAAGCCAAATCTGGCGAAGATATTATTACCATTAGATGGATCCATCATTTCCGAAAACGTTGTGCCCCATGTTATCCGGCTTGCAAAGGTTACCAAGGCTGAAATAGTGCTGATGTCTGTCAGTGGTTTTCCTGAAATACCCTCAGACCGTCCTCCGTCCGCCAAGCCAAGTTGGGAGGAGTATGCTCTGATTTTGATGAAAGAAGTCCGTGAACAAGCCAGTGTTTATCTTGAGCGTACGGCCACCATATTTAGGGACGCCGGAGTTACTTCAAGAATAAAGGTGGTATTTGGTGGTATCGCTGAGAGTATTCTCAAGGTTTCAGAAGACGAAGGTGTTGACATAATAGCAATGGCCACTCATGGCCGCACAGGTCTTGACCGCTGGGTCTATGGCAGTGTTGCCACCACTGTGGGTGCGGCAACAAAACTGCCGGTACTTTTGGCGCGCGGCAACGATCGAAATTAA